A genomic stretch from Bacterioplanes sanyensis includes:
- a CDS encoding MFS transporter, with the protein MNKWLALIGLYIAQGLPHGFFGQAMPALMREQGMDLTLIGLLSLVALPWALKFLWAPWLDRVALIAGEHRRSWIIAMNYSAVALLLLLASQPMSYWVDQGLWWMLAALLLVNLSMATQDIATDALAVENISYPQRGLGNAVQVAGYRIGMVIAGGGLVVTLGHWGWQATLLLLALLLAAATLPLWRFQPKPHQVGEHSVWQQWRQLFARGGIVWWLLMVITYKFGDAFGTQMVRPLLVDTGLQLTELGWLMGTYGFSAGLLGAVVGGWSIRYLGRQTALLAFLLLEGLALLSYVGISGQPQLPWTQILLAVGLEHVAGGMATAALFTVMMDYCRPSHEASDYALQSCLVIVAGLLASALSGLSATHLGYDGHFALAAGLCVAALWPVWQLIRQGQIAARTH; encoded by the coding sequence ATGAATAAGTGGCTGGCGTTGATTGGGCTGTACATCGCTCAGGGGTTGCCGCACGGCTTTTTTGGCCAGGCCATGCCTGCGCTAATGCGCGAGCAAGGCATGGATCTGACTCTGATTGGGCTGCTCTCGCTGGTCGCGTTGCCTTGGGCGCTGAAGTTTCTCTGGGCGCCTTGGCTCGATCGAGTGGCTCTGATCGCCGGCGAGCATCGTCGCAGTTGGATCATTGCCATGAACTACAGCGCTGTGGCGCTGCTGCTACTGCTGGCGAGTCAGCCTATGTCTTATTGGGTTGATCAAGGCCTGTGGTGGATGCTGGCGGCGCTGTTACTGGTCAACCTGAGTATGGCCACCCAGGACATCGCCACCGACGCTCTGGCGGTTGAAAACATCAGCTACCCGCAGCGTGGGCTGGGTAATGCGGTGCAAGTGGCGGGCTATCGCATCGGTATGGTCATCGCCGGCGGAGGTTTGGTGGTGACCCTGGGTCATTGGGGCTGGCAAGCCACGCTGTTGCTGCTGGCGCTGCTGTTGGCGGCGGCGACCTTGCCATTGTGGCGCTTTCAACCCAAGCCGCATCAGGTCGGCGAGCATTCTGTGTGGCAGCAATGGCGGCAGCTGTTTGCGCGCGGCGGCATCGTTTGGTGGCTACTGATGGTCATCACTTATAAATTCGGCGATGCCTTTGGTACTCAGATGGTGCGCCCGTTATTGGTAGATACCGGCCTGCAACTGACGGAGCTGGGCTGGTTGATGGGTACCTATGGCTTTAGCGCTGGGCTGTTGGGCGCGGTTGTGGGCGGTTGGTCGATTCGTTATTTGGGGCGGCAAACGGCGCTGTTAGCCTTCTTATTGCTCGAAGGACTGGCATTGCTGAGTTATGTCGGCATCAGTGGGCAACCACAGCTGCCATGGACGCAGATTTTGCTGGCCGTCGGTCTGGAGCACGTGGCCGGAGGCATGGCCACGGCGGCCTTGTTCACCGTCATGATGGATTACTGTCGCCCGTCCCATGAGGCGTCCGACTACGCGCTGCAAAGTTGCTTGGTGATTGTTGCAGGCTTGCTGGCTTCCGCGTTGTCCGGCCTCAGCGCCACTCAT